In Geothermobacter ehrlichii, a genomic segment contains:
- a CDS encoding MlaE family ABC transporter permease: protein MFQLLERIGRESLYLLEVTGRMGIFLGTCLLRIVTPPYKLRPVIRQIHFIGAKSIFVIIFTGAFTGMVLGLQGYYTLRKFGSEGLLGSAVALSLLRELGPVLTALMVIGRAGSAITAEIGIMRNSEQIDALECMAIDPFRYLLVPKFLGGIIAMPLLTFIFDVVGIAGGWAVGVGLLGVNEGVFLQSMYKAVVWHDINMGIIKALVFGLVVIWICSVKGYYLHMERTGGFGAEGVSRTTTSAVVLSSVSILVWDYLISAMMI from the coding sequence ATGTTTCAGTTGCTGGAAAGAATCGGCCGGGAAAGTCTCTACCTGCTCGAGGTGACTGGACGCATGGGCATCTTTCTCGGCACCTGCCTGCTGCGCATCGTCACTCCGCCCTACAAGCTGCGGCCGGTGATCCGCCAGATCCACTTCATCGGCGCCAAATCCATTTTCGTCATCATCTTTACCGGCGCCTTCACCGGCATGGTCCTCGGCCTGCAGGGCTACTACACCCTGCGCAAGTTCGGCTCCGAGGGGCTGCTCGGCTCGGCCGTCGCCCTGTCCCTGCTGCGCGAGCTCGGTCCGGTGCTGACGGCGCTGATGGTCATCGGCCGGGCCGGATCGGCCATCACCGCCGAAATCGGCATCATGCGCAACTCGGAACAGATCGACGCCCTCGAATGCATGGCCATCGACCCCTTCAGATACCTGCTTGTTCCCAAGTTCCTCGGCGGCATCATCGCCATGCCCCTGCTCACCTTCATTTTCGATGTGGTCGGCATCGCCGGTGGCTGGGCGGTCGGCGTCGGCCTGCTGGGGGTCAACGAGGGCGTCTTTCTGCAATCGATGTACAAGGCGGTTGTCTGGCACGACATCAACATGGGCATCATCAAGGCCCTGGTCTTCGGCCTGGTGGTGATCTGGATCTGCTCGGTCAAGGGCTACTACCTGCACATGGAACGTACCGGCGGCTTCGGTGCCGAAGGCGTCAGTCGCACGACCACGTCGGCGGTGGTCCTTTCCTCGGTGTCGATCCTGGTCTGGGACTATCTC
- a CDS encoding PAS domain S-box protein codes for MILLSTCRSQRRLRLRVAAFEQDNLELRRILESQETRLRQGGEECRALLGLVDGVTTGFLVASEGRILYASRAVAGLLGYDSPGDLQSVESPEKLFLPQDQPRARRLFDLVDSGPDNAETVLLRPRMEGVLAVWLEARSNRVRWHDRAAVLTTLTDVSEWVREQSRLAESEERYRELIEGTDYLMTQVDADGRFMFVNHPSRRIFGLEPEECVGMSAFDFIHPDDRERTRAWFKQCLRAGAGNSSIENRQVALDGRVSTMVWNCHFHYDDAGRLVSVTSIARDITKMKQAQKALRESEARFHSVVRASPMGLFICQLDEQGRLILIEGNPAADRILGVDSCNLVGMAMEKVFPRLDAAEIPEVCHRVAETGHPWHHGQLRCLGRDRSEDRIFEVHAFQIAPGRVAVLFQDVSARVRQAEDLERRAAFQQLLAEMTGRFVRQPLEEMEAGISHTLQNVAGWFRVDGAYLFRYFGAGSPLVPAGFWQHEDLAVTTEDLGRLDPRRFPWVMNRLKRLDPLVVADVDDLPDGAGTERDFLLLRQIGAMLVVPLLQRNRLTGFIALVDRRHPRLWLADEVESLKVVSHQFSMVFQGHQARRALQLSEERFRTMFHAIPDAILLLRSDGRIIDCNEGFLRQVGCTREDVTGRTTEQLGFWVERRVRRDLWQALFSDGWLNNFEADLQLRDGSRKTGLISGCPVRLEDEDCLLVVIRDVTELKRARNALEEAGRKYRRLSREFQAILDSVQDPLLLLDSQLRVVWSNCGALGTLGGDRGLENRFCHQVFHHLPAECSDCPVRRTFELGRPQSLSFEMEGGRFWDVRTYPVVNDRQKVINVVLAAQEITERVRLREEAVRAGQLASIGELAAGVAHEINNPINGIINYAQILHDVLDGQEQWCDIASRILKEGDRIATIVTGLLSFSRLGGQVRTPVRVAEIVEDTLVLVRTQLQKDGIHLEVDVPPDLPPVNVFQQQIQQVFMNLISNARYALNQKYPQSCPDKLLCIVCRRQDDCLAIIFHDQGTGIAPEHLRRVFNPFHTTKPVNEGTGLGLSISQGIVKDHGGELRIESEVGTYTKVWVLLPCGDQQED; via the coding sequence TTGATCCTGCTGTCCACCTGCCGGTCTCAGCGTCGACTGCGTCTGCGGGTGGCGGCTTTCGAGCAGGACAATCTCGAATTGAGGCGCATTCTGGAGTCGCAGGAGACCCGGCTGCGTCAGGGCGGGGAGGAATGCCGGGCTCTTCTGGGCCTGGTCGATGGTGTCACCACCGGTTTTCTGGTGGCCAGCGAGGGACGCATCCTTTATGCAAGCCGGGCCGTTGCCGGTCTGCTCGGTTATGATTCTCCCGGGGACCTGCAGTCTGTCGAATCCCCCGAAAAGCTTTTTTTGCCGCAGGATCAGCCGCGGGCACGGCGGCTGTTCGACCTCGTCGATTCAGGGCCTGACAACGCGGAAACAGTTCTGCTGCGTCCCCGAATGGAAGGAGTTTTGGCGGTCTGGCTCGAGGCGCGATCGAACCGCGTACGTTGGCATGACAGGGCGGCCGTGCTGACTACGCTGACCGATGTCAGCGAGTGGGTACGAGAACAGAGTCGGCTGGCCGAGAGTGAAGAGCGTTATCGCGAACTGATCGAGGGGACCGATTATCTGATGACCCAGGTCGATGCCGACGGGCGTTTCATGTTCGTCAACCACCCATCCCGACGCATTTTCGGACTCGAGCCCGAAGAATGCGTCGGAATGTCGGCCTTCGATTTCATCCATCCCGACGACCGTGAACGAACCCGGGCCTGGTTCAAGCAGTGCCTGCGGGCCGGGGCTGGCAACAGCAGCATAGAAAACCGGCAGGTTGCTCTTGACGGGCGGGTGTCGACCATGGTGTGGAACTGTCATTTTCACTATGACGATGCCGGCCGCCTGGTTTCCGTGACCAGTATCGCCCGCGACATCACCAAAATGAAGCAGGCCCAGAAGGCTCTGCGTGAAAGCGAGGCCCGTTTTCACAGCGTGGTCCGGGCTTCTCCCATGGGGCTGTTCATCTGCCAGCTCGATGAGCAGGGCCGCCTCATTCTCATCGAGGGAAATCCGGCCGCCGACCGGATCCTGGGGGTCGACAGCTGCAATCTTGTCGGTATGGCGATGGAAAAAGTCTTTCCCCGGCTCGATGCGGCCGAGATTCCCGAGGTCTGTCACAGGGTGGCCGAGACGGGGCACCCCTGGCATCATGGCCAGCTTCGTTGCCTGGGGCGGGATCGATCGGAAGACCGCATTTTCGAGGTTCATGCCTTCCAGATCGCGCCGGGACGTGTGGCGGTTCTGTTTCAGGACGTTTCGGCCAGGGTCCGTCAGGCCGAAGACCTGGAGCGCCGGGCAGCCTTCCAGCAGCTGCTGGCCGAAATGACCGGTCGTTTCGTGCGGCAGCCGCTGGAGGAGATGGAGGCCGGCATCAGCCATACCCTGCAGAACGTGGCCGGCTGGTTCCGGGTCGACGGTGCCTATCTTTTCCGTTACTTCGGCGCTGGTTCGCCGCTGGTGCCGGCCGGATTCTGGCAGCATGAAGACCTGGCAGTGACGACGGAGGATCTGGGTCGACTCGATCCCCGCCGTTTCCCCTGGGTGATGAACCGTCTGAAAAGGCTCGACCCACTGGTTGTGGCAGATGTCGACGACCTGCCGGACGGGGCCGGAACCGAAAGGGACTTTCTGCTGTTACGGCAGATCGGTGCCATGCTGGTCGTTCCGCTGCTGCAACGAAACCGGCTGACGGGCTTTATCGCCCTGGTCGATCGTCGACACCCGCGTCTGTGGCTGGCCGACGAGGTCGAGTCGCTGAAGGTGGTGAGCCACCAGTTCAGCATGGTGTTTCAGGGGCATCAGGCCCGCCGGGCTCTGCAGTTGAGCGAAGAGCGGTTTCGCACCATGTTCCACGCGATACCGGACGCCATTCTTCTGTTGCGGTCCGACGGCCGGATCATCGACTGCAACGAAGGTTTTCTGCGTCAAGTCGGGTGCACGAGGGAGGACGTTACGGGGCGCACCACCGAGCAGCTCGGTTTCTGGGTCGAGCGGCGGGTGAGGAGGGATCTGTGGCAGGCGCTGTTCAGCGATGGATGGCTGAACAATTTCGAAGCCGATCTGCAGTTGCGTGACGGCAGCCGGAAGACCGGTCTGATTTCGGGCTGCCCGGTTCGGCTTGAGGACGAGGACTGTCTGCTTGTGGTCATCCGGGACGTCACCGAGCTGAAACGGGCGCGCAACGCCCTGGAGGAAGCAGGGCGGAAATACCGCCGGCTTTCCCGCGAATTTCAGGCCATCCTCGACAGTGTGCAGGATCCGTTGCTGTTGCTCGACAGCCAGTTGCGGGTTGTCTGGAGCAATTGTGGGGCCCTCGGTACTCTTGGTGGCGACCGGGGTCTCGAGAACCGTTTCTGCCACCAGGTCTTTCATCACCTGCCGGCAGAGTGCTCCGACTGTCCGGTGCGCCGGACCTTCGAACTGGGACGGCCCCAGTCACTTTCTTTCGAGATGGAAGGCGGCAGGTTCTGGGATGTGCGGACCTACCCGGTGGTCAACGACCGGCAGAAGGTGATCAACGTGGTTCTGGCCGCCCAGGAGATCACCGAGCGGGTGCGGCTGCGCGAAGAAGCGGTGCGCGCCGGTCAGCTCGCCTCGATCGGGGAGCTGGCCGCCGGTGTTGCCCACGAGATCAACAACCCGATCAACGGCATCATCAACTACGCGCAGATCCTGCATGATGTCCTGGACGGACAGGAACAGTGGTGTGATATCGCCAGCCGTATTCTCAAGGAAGGAGACCGCATTGCCACCATCGTCACCGGTCTGCTCTCCTTCTCCCGGCTGGGCGGCCAGGTGCGCACCCCGGTGCGGGTTGCCGAGATCGTCGAGGACACGCTGGTACTGGTGCGCACCCAGCTGCAGAAAGACGGTATCCATCTCGAGGTCGACGTGCCGCCCGATCTGCCGCCGGTGAACGTCTTTCAGCAGCAGATCCAGCAGGTTTTCATGAACCTGATCAGCAACGCCCGCTATGCCCTGAACCAGAAGTATCCGCAATCCTGTCCGGACAAGCTGTTGTGCATCGTCTGCCGCCGGCAGGACGACTGTCTGGCCATCATCTTCCATGACCAGGGGACGGGGATCGCGCCGGAACATCTGCGGCGGGTGTTCAACCCCTTCCATACCACCAAGCCGGTCAACGAAGGGACCGGACTGGGCCTTTCCATCAGTCAGGGCATTGTCAAGGATCATGGCGGCGAACTGAGGATCGAGAGCGAGGTGG